A window of the Cannabis sativa cultivar Pink pepper isolate KNU-18-1 chromosome X, ASM2916894v1, whole genome shotgun sequence genome harbors these coding sequences:
- the LOC115707361 gene encoding transcription factor LRL2 isoform X2 gives MSKRINIEEVLASSPLVKMEGESSKNNIPMQVKSSSFVGYSGNVVTIGTAEEDDRRGPVLMENGGRSWPNKNNVLCLPWWDQVQHQKNHNYVQSLTEKSSAFPQMNLYSQDILENLSLAEGEPASAYAVSGVSDLQREVLLYNHLGLASGSTPTNVGAWKNLTSLNKNSFGKNYNSGVDIPSATVASPGSVSQDQSTIQRKRNLRNDQQRRKRYAETLNKLQELLPKSAEGVGGSQVSVFDDVIDYIKYLQLQIKDLSESRLGGESPTKPIIFREGYGHYFYDQETLNEPLEEIIMAKWLEVNSLAVTNMLERKGLLLMPIEFTEALQ, from the exons ATGAGCAAGAGAA TCAATATTGAAGAAGTTTTAGCTAGCTCACCTCTGGTTAAAATGGAGGGAGAAAGCAGCAAGAACAATATTCCTATGCAAGTGAAATCATCAAGCTTTGTTGGGTATTCTGGCAATGTTGTTACTATTGGGACTGCTGAAGAAGATGATCGAAGGGGACCTGTTCTAATGGAAAATGGTGGAAGGAGTTGGCCGAATAAGAACAATGTTTTATGTTTACCTTGGTGGGATCAAGTTCAACACcagaaaaatcataactatgTCCAATCTCTAACTGAAAAAAGCTCTGCATTTCCTCAAATGAATTTATATTCACAAGACATTTTGGAGAATCTTTCTTTAGCTGAAGGTGAACCAGCTTCTGCATATGCTGTTTCCGGGGTTTCTGATCTCCAAAGAGAAGTGCTGTTGTACAATCACCTGGGATTGGCATCTGGTTCTACACCTACTAATGTAGGTGCTTGGAAG AATCTTACTTCATTGAACAAAAACTCATTTGGGAAAAACTATAATTCTGGAGTTGATATTCCAAGTGCAACAGTTGCTTCACCTGGCTCTGTATCCCAAGACCAGTCCACTATACAGAGAAAAAGAAACTTAAGAAATGATCAA CAACGCAGGAAACGGTATGCTGAAACACTCAACAAGTTACAAGAGCTACTTCCCAAATCTGCTGAG GGTGTAGGAGGTAGTCAAGTATCTGTATTTGATGATGTGATCGACTATATCAAGTACTTGCAGCTACAAATAAAG GATTTGAGTGAAAGCCGATTGGGAGGTGAATCACCAACCAAACCTATCATTTTCCGCGAG GGATATGGCCACTACTTTTACGACCAAGAAACGTTGAATGAGCCTTTGGAAGAGATAATCATGGCGAAATGGTTGGAGGTAAACTCTTTAGCTGTGACCAATATGCTGGAGAGGAAAGGTCTTCTTCTCATGCCCATTGAATTTACGGAAGCACTACAATGA
- the LOC115707361 gene encoding transcription factor LRL2 isoform X1, protein MSKRINIEEVLASSPLVKMEGESSKNNIPMQVKSSSFVGYSGNVVTIGTAEEDDRRGPVLMENGGRSWPNKNNVLCLPWWDQVQHQKNHNYVQSLTEKSSAFPQMNLYSQDILENLSLAEGEPASAYAVSGVSDLQREVLLYNHLGLASGSTPTNVGAWKNLTSLNKNSFGKNYNSGVDIPSATVASPGSVSQDQSTIQRKRNLRNDQALSKQQRRKRYAETLNKLQELLPKSAEGVGGSQVSVFDDVIDYIKYLQLQIKDLSESRLGGESPTKPIIFREGYGHYFYDQETLNEPLEEIIMAKWLEVNSLAVTNMLERKGLLLMPIEFTEALQ, encoded by the exons ATGAGCAAGAGAA TCAATATTGAAGAAGTTTTAGCTAGCTCACCTCTGGTTAAAATGGAGGGAGAAAGCAGCAAGAACAATATTCCTATGCAAGTGAAATCATCAAGCTTTGTTGGGTATTCTGGCAATGTTGTTACTATTGGGACTGCTGAAGAAGATGATCGAAGGGGACCTGTTCTAATGGAAAATGGTGGAAGGAGTTGGCCGAATAAGAACAATGTTTTATGTTTACCTTGGTGGGATCAAGTTCAACACcagaaaaatcataactatgTCCAATCTCTAACTGAAAAAAGCTCTGCATTTCCTCAAATGAATTTATATTCACAAGACATTTTGGAGAATCTTTCTTTAGCTGAAGGTGAACCAGCTTCTGCATATGCTGTTTCCGGGGTTTCTGATCTCCAAAGAGAAGTGCTGTTGTACAATCACCTGGGATTGGCATCTGGTTCTACACCTACTAATGTAGGTGCTTGGAAG AATCTTACTTCATTGAACAAAAACTCATTTGGGAAAAACTATAATTCTGGAGTTGATATTCCAAGTGCAACAGTTGCTTCACCTGGCTCTGTATCCCAAGACCAGTCCACTATACAGAGAAAAAGAAACTTAAGAAATGATCAA GCTTTGTCCAAACAGCAACGCAGGAAACGGTATGCTGAAACACTCAACAAGTTACAAGAGCTACTTCCCAAATCTGCTGAG GGTGTAGGAGGTAGTCAAGTATCTGTATTTGATGATGTGATCGACTATATCAAGTACTTGCAGCTACAAATAAAG GATTTGAGTGAAAGCCGATTGGGAGGTGAATCACCAACCAAACCTATCATTTTCCGCGAG GGATATGGCCACTACTTTTACGACCAAGAAACGTTGAATGAGCCTTTGGAAGAGATAATCATGGCGAAATGGTTGGAGGTAAACTCTTTAGCTGTGACCAATATGCTGGAGAGGAAAGGTCTTCTTCTCATGCCCATTGAATTTACGGAAGCACTACAATGA